In the Streptomyces coeruleoprunus genome, CCGGACTGCCGCTGCTCACCGCGATCATCGGCGTCGGCATCGGCGTGTCCTCCATCACCGCGCTCTCCAGCGCCCTCGACCTCGGCTCCACCACCGCCACCCTCGCCACGATGATCGGCCTCGCGGTCGGTATCGACTACGCGCTGTTCATCGTCTCCCGCTACCGCGCCGAACTGGCCGAGGGCCGCGAGCGCGAGGAGGCCGCGGGCCGGGCCGTCGGCACCGCCGGGTCCGCCGTCGTCTTCGCGGGACTCACCGTCGTCATCGCCCTCGTCGGCCTGGCCGTCGTCAACATCCCGATGCTGACCAAGATGGGCGTCGCCGCCGCCGGCACCGTCGCCATCGCCGTCCTCATCGCGCTCACCCTGATACCCGCGCTCCTCGGCTACGCCGGCAAGCGGATCGTGGGCCGCAAGGCCCGCAAGGCCGCCGAGGCGGCGGGCGTCGAGGCGGGCGTCGACCTCACCAAGGACACGGCCGCGGCGAAGCCCAACGCCGGTACCCGCTGGGCCCGCTTCGTCCTGCGCCGCCCCGTGGCCGTCCTCCTCGTCGGCGTCCTCGGCCTCGGCGCCCTCGCCGTACCCGCCGCGTCCCTGGAGATGGGCCTGCCCGACGACGGGGCCCAGCCCACCTCCACGACCCAGCGCCGGGCGTACGACCTGCTGTCCGACGGCTTCGGCCCCGGCTTCAACGGCCCGCTCCTCGTCGTCGTCGACGGCGACAAGGCCGCCGCCGACCGCGCCGCCCAGGAGATCCGCGGCCTCGACGGCGTCGCCGCCGTCACCCCGGCCACGCCCAACAAGGCCGGCGACACGGCCATGATCACCGTGGTGCCCGAGGACCGCCCGTCCTCCACGCGCACCGAGGAGCTGGTCCACGACATCCGGGACGCCACCGGCGACGACGTGCTCGTGACCGGCCAGACCGCGATGAACATCGACTTCTCGCAGAAGATGAACGACGCGCTGCTGCCCTACCTGGGCCTCGTCGTCGGGCTCGCCTTCCTGCTGCTGATGGTCGTCTTCCGCTCCGTGCTGGTCCCGCTCAAGGCGGCGCTGGGCTTCCTGCTCTCCGTGGTCGCCGCCCTCGGCGCGGTCGTCGCGGTCTTCCAGTGGGGCTGGCTCGGCTCGCTGTTCGGCGTCGAGCAGACCGGTCCGATCATGAGCATGATGCCGATCTTCATGGTGGGCGTCGTCTTCGGCCTCGCGATGGACTACGAGGTGTTCCTCGTGACGCGTATGCGGGAGGCGTTCGTCCACGGCGAGCGGCCCGGCGAGGCGATCGTCACCGGCTTCCGGCACGGCGCCCGCGTGGTCACCGCCGCCGCCGTGATCATGATCGCTGTGTTCGCCGGCTTCATCGGCGCCAGCGAGCAGATGGTCAAGATGATCGGCTTCGGCCTCGCCACCGCCGTCCTCTTCGACGCCTTCGTCGTCCGGATGGCGATCGTCCCGGCCGTGCTGGCCCTGCTGGGCCGCAGGGCCTGGTGGCTGCCGCGCTGGCTGGACCGGATCCTGCCCAACGTGGACGTCGAGGGCGAGGGCCTGCGCGAGCGGCTCGGATCCGGCGACCGGGACGGCGACCAGGACCCGGACGCGCGCAAGGAACTCGTCCGCGCCTGATCCGCCGCCGCACCGCCCGACGGAGCCGTCACCACGCCGGCACGGTCACCCCGTGACCGGCGTGGTGACGGCGTACGTGCGTCGCAGGAACCGCATCAGCGCCGACGAGTCGAACTGCACGACCGCCGTGCCCTCGGGCGAGTGGAACTCCACCACCGTCTGCACCCGCCCGCACGGCCACACGTCCACGTCCCCGCCGTGCACGGGCGCCCGCAGCCCCCTCTCCAGCAGGCCGCGCGGGCAGGTCCGCACCGTGCCGCCCGGGAAGGCGAACCGTACGGCGTCGGGTCCGGCGCCCGCGTCGTAGCGCAGCGCCACCGGGATCGGGCGCGGCAGCGGGCCGTCGGTCACCACCAGCCCCCGGGCGCGGACCTCGACCCGCGGAGGTCCGGCACGGGAGGCGTCGTCCGCGGCCTCCGCCGTGCCGAGGGAGGCTTCTCCGGCTGTGTCGTCGGGGCGCATCGTGGGGCTCCTCACCGTCGCCGTCGTCGTCATGCCACTGCGTACCTCTGTCCCCATACCCCATATGTCTCAAATGTCCCACCCTTCCGGGGAGTGCGCCCGGCCCCTTCTGTGACGCGCATGCTCTTGCAACCTCTTTGCAGGAGCGGTCATCATCGAACGGCCCACATCACCGACAGCCGGAAAGCGGTCCTGAAGCCATGCATGTGCCTGACGGATTCATCAACGCACCCGTCTCCGCGGCAGCCGGTCTCGTCGCCGCGGGCGCCGTCGCCGCGGGCCTGAAAGGCGCCCGCAAGGAGCTGGACGAGCGGACCGCGCCGCTGGCCGGCCTGGTCGCCGCGTTCGTCTTCGCCGTGCAGATGCTGAACTTCCCCGTCGCCGCCGGCACCAGCGGCCACCTCCTCGGCGGGGCGCTGGCCGC is a window encoding:
- a CDS encoding MMPL family transporter; protein product: MATFLHRLGRFAFRRRHLVTLLWVALLALAGVGAASAPAATSSSFSIPGTEAQRAFDLLEERFPGASADGATARVVFKAPDGQKMTDPANKARVDQAVGELRSGSAQVANVTDPYTARAVSRDGTTAYVQVSYKVNGMELTDATRDALKDTGAEARDAGLTVEIGGDALQTVPETGTGEIIGVVVAGVVLVITFGALVAAGLPLLTAIIGVGIGVSSITALSSALDLGSTTATLATMIGLAVGIDYALFIVSRYRAELAEGREREEAAGRAVGTAGSAVVFAGLTVVIALVGLAVVNIPMLTKMGVAAAGTVAIAVLIALTLIPALLGYAGKRIVGRKARKAAEAAGVEAGVDLTKDTAAAKPNAGTRWARFVLRRPVAVLLVGVLGLGALAVPAASLEMGLPDDGAQPTSTTQRRAYDLLSDGFGPGFNGPLLVVVDGDKAAADRAAQEIRGLDGVAAVTPATPNKAGDTAMITVVPEDRPSSTRTEELVHDIRDATGDDVLVTGQTAMNIDFSQKMNDALLPYLGLVVGLAFLLLMVVFRSVLVPLKAALGFLLSVVAALGAVVAVFQWGWLGSLFGVEQTGPIMSMMPIFMVGVVFGLAMDYEVFLVTRMREAFVHGERPGEAIVTGFRHGARVVTAAAVIMIAVFAGFIGASEQMVKMIGFGLATAVLFDAFVVRMAIVPAVLALLGRRAWWLPRWLDRILPNVDVEGEGLRERLGSGDRDGDQDPDARKELVRA
- a CDS encoding SsgA family sporulation/cell division regulator is translated as MTTTATVRSPTMRPDDTAGEASLGTAEAADDASRAGPPRVEVRARGLVVTDGPLPRPIPVALRYDAGAGPDAVRFAFPGGTVRTCPRGLLERGLRAPVHGGDVDVWPCGRVQTVVEFHSPEGTAVVQFDSSALMRFLRRTYAVTTPVTG